In a genomic window of Sutcliffiella sp. FSL R7-0096:
- a CDS encoding bifunctional oligoribonuclease/PAP phosphatase NrnA produces MRQQIIDEIKAHDTVIIHRHVRPDPDAYGSQCGLAELIKESYPDKKVYRVGKGEESLNFLSKLDEIPDSSYDGALVIVCDTANTDRICDQRYKLAAKWIKIDHHPNEDRYGDMMWVDTDSSSTSEMIYELYLAGKNQGWVMTKEAARLIFAGIIGDTGRFLFQSTNTKTFQYASELLSYGFSMTELYDELYRTKLHIAKLSGYVLENFSLHENGIASMKLTPAILQRYNALPSEASQLVGMLGNIEGIRAWAFFIEESDQIRVRLRSKGMVVNEIAKKYNGGGHPLASGASIYKWEDADLVLADLIEASRAQLQGE; encoded by the coding sequence ATGAGGCAGCAAATTATAGATGAAATCAAGGCGCATGATACGGTGATCATCCACCGTCATGTGAGACCAGATCCGGATGCCTATGGGTCTCAATGTGGATTGGCGGAATTGATCAAGGAGAGTTACCCGGATAAGAAGGTGTATCGAGTCGGTAAAGGAGAGGAGTCATTGAACTTCTTGAGCAAGCTTGATGAGATACCAGACTCAAGTTATGATGGAGCGCTGGTGATTGTTTGTGATACGGCCAATACGGATAGAATTTGTGACCAGCGCTATAAGCTTGCCGCTAAATGGATCAAGATTGACCATCACCCAAATGAGGACAGATATGGGGATATGATGTGGGTGGATACGGATTCGAGTTCCACTAGTGAAATGATTTACGAATTGTATCTGGCCGGGAAAAACCAGGGATGGGTGATGACGAAAGAAGCCGCGAGACTGATTTTCGCTGGAATCATTGGCGATACAGGCAGGTTTCTTTTCCAGAGCACGAATACGAAGACATTTCAATATGCGAGTGAGCTGTTGAGCTACGGATTTTCCATGACAGAGCTTTATGATGAGCTGTATCGCACAAAGCTGCATATTGCTAAACTTAGCGGGTATGTGTTGGAGAATTTCTCCCTGCATGAGAATGGCATTGCTTCCATGAAGCTTACCCCTGCTATTCTGCAACGCTACAATGCATTGCCATCTGAGGCTTCTCAACTGGTCGGGATGCTCGGAAATATTGAAGGCATCCGAGCGTGGGCATTTTTCATTGAGGAATCTGATCAGATCCGTGTCAGACTCCGTTCAAAGGGGATGGTTGTCAATGAAATCGCGAAGAAATATAACGGCGGAGGTCATCCACTTGCCTCAGGTGCTTCCATCTACAAATGGGAAGATGCCGACCTTGTGCTAGCTGATTTGATAGAAGCATCAAGGGCGCAACTGCAAGGAGAATAG
- a CDS encoding GntR family transcriptional regulator, whose product MTTPTKMYLEIVKKIRAIIVEDGLKTGDKIPSERELSDRLNVGRSSVREALRALELLGLIETRRGEGTFIKDFKEHHLVELLGTFILEQDKTKNDLLETKLEIEKSCLQLFMQKAVAKDYQTLSSMIVSAPSRTDFFKEVVTILDNSLMLRIWTLVNSYARIIVKDNMIESGVYEDLLEAMRENHAQQAIKLYEKHFAEFVDGK is encoded by the coding sequence ATGACAACACCTACAAAAATGTATTTGGAGATTGTCAAAAAGATTCGCGCCATCATCGTGGAGGACGGCTTAAAAACAGGAGACAAGATCCCTTCAGAACGAGAACTGTCCGACAGGCTGAATGTCGGGCGTTCTTCCGTCCGTGAAGCGCTTCGAGCATTAGAGCTCCTTGGGCTCATTGAAACAAGGCGTGGGGAAGGGACATTTATCAAAGATTTTAAAGAGCATCACCTTGTAGAACTTTTGGGGACATTCATTCTGGAACAGGATAAAACCAAGAATGACCTATTGGAAACGAAGCTGGAAATAGAAAAGTCATGCCTACAGCTATTCATGCAGAAAGCTGTTGCCAAAGACTATCAAACGCTGAGCAGTATGATAGTCTCAGCTCCTAGTAGAACCGATTTTTTCAAAGAAGTGGTTACCATTTTGGATAACAGTTTGATGCTAAGGATCTGGACACTTGTAAATAGTTATGCACGTATTATCGTAAAGGATAATATGATAGAAAGTGGTGTGTATGAAGATTTACTAGAGGCGATGAGAGAAAATCATGCACAACAAGCGATAAAGTTATATGAAAAACATTTTGCGGAATTTGTCGATGGAAAGTAG
- the accA gene encoding acetyl-CoA carboxylase carboxyl transferase subunit alpha — translation MVGEMEFEKPVVELRKKIGELKEFTKNSDMDLSTEIEKLEVRLEKLEADIYGNLSPWDRVQIARNPERPTTLDYIERVFTNFLELHGDRYYGDDEAIVGGIGKFEGVPITIIGHQRGKDTKENIRRNFGMPHPEGYRKALRLMYQAEKFNRPIVCFIDTKGAYPGKAAEERGQSEAIAKNLFEMAGLKVPVICIVIGEGGSGGALALGVGNHVHMLENSTYSVISPEGAAAILWKDASLAKKAAESMRITAPDLFDLGIIDKIIPEAMGGAHKNVDFQAQGIREVLKESLQDLMPLSADELIEHRYAKYKRIGAFSFKEQLKPEKINQ, via the coding sequence ATGGTAGGAGAAATGGAGTTTGAAAAACCTGTTGTGGAACTTCGAAAGAAAATAGGAGAGTTGAAAGAGTTCACAAAAAATAGCGATATGGACCTTTCTACTGAAATAGAAAAGCTAGAAGTCAGACTCGAAAAGCTAGAAGCAGATATCTATGGAAATCTTTCACCGTGGGATCGTGTTCAAATTGCCAGAAATCCTGAACGTCCAACAACCCTTGATTATATTGAACGGGTATTTACTAATTTCCTTGAATTGCATGGAGATCGTTATTACGGAGATGATGAGGCCATCGTAGGGGGAATCGGAAAATTTGAAGGCGTTCCTATCACCATCATTGGCCACCAACGCGGAAAGGATACGAAAGAAAACATCCGCCGTAACTTTGGTATGCCTCATCCAGAAGGATACCGAAAAGCATTGAGGCTGATGTACCAAGCCGAAAAGTTCAACAGGCCGATAGTATGCTTCATCGACACGAAGGGTGCCTATCCAGGGAAGGCTGCAGAAGAGCGTGGGCAAAGTGAAGCAATCGCTAAAAACCTGTTTGAAATGGCCGGATTAAAGGTGCCAGTCATCTGTATCGTCATCGGGGAAGGTGGAAGTGGCGGAGCGCTTGCGCTAGGTGTCGGCAACCATGTGCATATGCTAGAGAATTCCACCTATTCCGTCATATCACCAGAAGGTGCGGCAGCCATTCTATGGAAGGATGCAAGCCTTGCAAAAAAGGCAGCAGAATCTATGAGAATCACTGCACCTGACCTTTTTGACCTTGGAATCATCGATAAAATTATTCCTGAAGCAATGGGTGGGGCGCATAAGAATGTGGATTTCCAGGCGCAGGGGATCCGTGAAGTCTTGAAGGAGTCTCTTCAGGATTTAATGCCTCTTAGCGCGGATGAATTGATCGAACATCGTTATGCAAAATATAAACGGATCGGAGCCTTCTCCTTCAAGGAGCAGCTAAAGCCCGAAAAGATAAATCAGTAA
- the pfkA gene encoding 6-phosphofructokinase: MKRIGVLTSGGDAPGMNAAVRAVVRKAIFHDMEVFGIFRGYAGLIDGDIKKLEIGSVGDIIHRGGTMLYSARCEEFKTIEGQLKGIENLKKHDIEALVVIGGDGSYQGAKKLTEHGFPCIGVPGTIDNDIPGTDFTIGFDTALNTVIDSIDKIRDTATSHERTYVIEVMGRHAGDLALWAGLAGGAETILIPEAKDDMQEVIARLKRGTERGKKHSIIVVAEGVGSGVEFGKKIEDETNFETRVSVLGHIQRGGSPTAFDRVLASRLGARAVELLMEGQGGRCVGIQSNVLVDHDIIEALSKSHSIDTKMYDLSKELSI, translated from the coding sequence ATGAAACGAATAGGCGTTCTAACAAGTGGTGGAGATGCACCAGGGATGAATGCTGCGGTCCGTGCAGTAGTAAGAAAAGCCATATTTCATGATATGGAAGTGTTCGGAATTTTCCGTGGGTATGCGGGATTGATCGATGGGGACATCAAGAAGCTTGAAATAGGTTCCGTTGGAGACATCATTCATCGTGGTGGCACCATGTTATATTCTGCAAGATGTGAAGAATTTAAAACGATAGAGGGTCAGCTTAAAGGAATCGAAAACCTGAAAAAGCATGATATTGAAGCATTGGTTGTCATTGGTGGAGACGGTTCCTATCAAGGTGCCAAGAAATTGACGGAACACGGCTTTCCTTGCATTGGTGTACCAGGCACTATTGATAATGACATTCCAGGTACCGATTTTACAATTGGCTTTGATACGGCGCTGAATACTGTTATCGATTCCATTGACAAAATCCGTGACACGGCAACTTCTCATGAACGTACGTATGTGATCGAAGTGATGGGACGTCATGCAGGAGACTTGGCACTTTGGGCAGGACTTGCGGGTGGTGCAGAAACTATCCTTATCCCTGAGGCGAAAGATGACATGCAGGAAGTCATTGCAAGGCTGAAACGCGGAACGGAACGTGGGAAAAAGCATAGTATCATCGTTGTAGCTGAAGGAGTTGGCAGCGGTGTTGAGTTCGGTAAGAAAATAGAGGACGAAACAAATTTTGAAACACGTGTCAGCGTACTGGGTCACATTCAACGTGGGGGCTCACCAACAGCGTTTGACAGAGTGCTTGCTAGTCGCTTAGGTGCTCGGGCAGTGGAACTATTAATGGAAGGTCAAGGTGGAAGATGTGTAGGAATCCAAAGCAATGTGCTTGTGGATCACGACATCATTGAGGCTTTATCTAAATCCCACTCCATCGACACAAAAATGTATGACCTTTCTAAAGAACTTTCCATCTAG
- a CDS encoding malic enzyme-like NAD(P)-binding protein: MSLKEEALHMHKVHQGKLESKSKVPVRNAKDLSLAYSPGVAEPCKAIYDDKNKVYDYTMKGNMVAVVSDGTAVLGLGNIGPEAALPVMEGKAVLFKSFAGVDAFPICLNTTDVDKIVETVKLLEPTFGGVNLEDIAAPNCFVVEERLKKETNIPIFHDDQHGTAIVTVAGLVNALKLVGKNIGEIKVVANGAGAAGIAIIKLLYRYGVRDITMCDSKGAIYEGRPYGMNSVKAEVATYTNRNKVEGSLADVMKGADVFIGVSVEGALTQAMVESMNKDSIIFAMANPNPEIMPAEAKLAGASVIGTGRSDFPNQVNNVLAFPGIFRGALDVRATHINEQMKIAAVEAIASLVAPDELSADYVIPAPFDPRVAPAVAAAVAKAAMETGVARIQVDPEEVAEKTRRAAVIGKSE, translated from the coding sequence GTGTCTTTAAAAGAAGAAGCATTACATATGCATAAAGTCCATCAAGGGAAATTAGAATCCAAATCAAAAGTGCCGGTTAGAAATGCGAAAGATTTGAGTCTTGCCTATTCACCAGGCGTAGCCGAGCCATGCAAGGCTATTTACGATGATAAGAATAAAGTATATGACTATACCATGAAGGGGAATATGGTTGCGGTAGTCTCAGATGGGACGGCTGTACTTGGACTTGGAAACATTGGTCCTGAGGCGGCTTTGCCTGTTATGGAGGGGAAAGCAGTTTTATTCAAGAGCTTCGCAGGGGTTGATGCATTCCCAATCTGCTTGAATACAACAGATGTGGATAAGATTGTTGAGACTGTAAAGCTTCTAGAACCTACTTTTGGGGGAGTGAATCTCGAAGATATTGCCGCTCCGAATTGTTTTGTGGTGGAAGAGCGTCTTAAGAAAGAAACCAACATCCCGATTTTTCATGATGATCAACACGGTACAGCCATTGTAACCGTGGCGGGACTTGTCAATGCCCTGAAGTTGGTAGGAAAGAATATCGGGGAAATAAAAGTGGTGGCAAATGGTGCAGGTGCAGCAGGTATTGCCATTATTAAATTATTATATCGCTATGGTGTAAGGGATATTACCATGTGTGATTCCAAAGGGGCCATCTATGAAGGTCGTCCATATGGCATGAATAGCGTAAAAGCAGAAGTGGCAACTTACACAAACCGTAATAAAGTTGAGGGAAGCTTAGCGGATGTAATGAAGGGTGCGGATGTATTTATCGGTGTTTCCGTGGAAGGTGCGTTGACGCAGGCGATGGTCGAAAGCATGAACAAGGACTCTATCATCTTTGCCATGGCCAACCCAAACCCTGAGATTATGCCAGCTGAAGCAAAGCTTGCTGGGGCAAGTGTCATTGGAACAGGCCGTTCCGATTTTCCTAATCAGGTAAATAACGTCTTGGCATTCCCGGGCATCTTCCGTGGAGCATTGGATGTCAGGGCGACCCATATTAATGAGCAAATGAAAATCGCGGCAGTGGAAGCTATTGCAAGTCTTGTGGCACCTGATGAGTTAAGTGCCGATTATGTTATCCCTGCACCGTTTGATCCACGTGTCGCACCGGCGGTTGCTGCAGCAGTGGCTAAGGCGGCAATGGAAACGGGAGTAGCGAGAATACAGGTCGATCCGGAAGAAGTAGCCGAAAAAACAAGACGCGCTGCCGTTATCGGAAAAAGTGAATAG
- a CDS encoding YtpI family protein → MAIFVFLIIFSLMFYLMYKVKYFRTHLPAEKKWLSAKSSIALGSFVFFFGINTLIDPMSTVAIVVGIVLVLVGLGSIWAGYKAYRFYLPFAIEEAEAVKEVEMKEKTVTN, encoded by the coding sequence TTGGCTATTTTTGTTTTTCTCATCATCTTTTCATTGATGTTCTACTTGATGTATAAAGTGAAATACTTCCGCACCCACCTTCCTGCCGAGAAGAAGTGGCTAAGCGCAAAATCAAGCATCGCCCTTGGGAGCTTTGTATTCTTCTTTGGAATCAATACACTGATCGACCCAATGTCCACTGTTGCAATCGTGGTCGGAATCGTCCTTGTACTTGTAGGATTAGGCAGCATCTGGGCCGGCTACAAAGCTTACCGTTTCTACTTACCATTTGCCATTGAAGAAGCGGAAGCGGTGAAAGAAGTGGAAATGAAAGAGAAGACCGTTACTAATTAA
- the dnaE gene encoding DNA polymerase III subunit alpha translates to MSFVHLHIKSSYSLLNSSVRFSKLMERAKELGLTSLALTDEDVMYGAVDFYKACKAANIKPIIGLTLSVLAKEEDEESAYPVLLLAINKQGFTNLMKLSSIVQTKALQGVPKRWLKHYASGLIAILSGADSELAHMEEQTAVVYKEMFGKDHVYLGVDRNSDAARVQSENTRNRHIDLPIVALSKVHYLQKEDVFVYECLRSIKQGTKLESIPKESPDYLRTAGEMVQMFEDIPDALENTIKISNQCHVEIEFNQSALPSYPVPEGEKADSYLENLCWEGLKARIGEVPPRYGERLNYELEVIKGMKFSDYFLIVWDFMYFARNAGILTGPGRGSAAGSLVAYSLFITDVDPIRHDLLFERFLNPERITMPDIDIDFQDNKRDEVIRYVAEKYGQLHVAQIITFGTLAAKAAWRDVAKVLNLSGKELEMISKMIPSRPGITLEAAYKENDRLQKAINETKERQRAFQTAQKIEGLPRHSSTHAAGVVITESPLTEMIPIQEGQGDIYLTQFTMETLEELGLLKMDFLGLRNLTMIQSIRYQVKKETKTEVDVIPMDDQATFRLLSDGDTSGIFQLESPGMKKVLTKLKPTNLEDIVAVNALYRPGPMEQIPLFIDRKHGRKQVDYPHPDLIPILEKTFGVIVYQEQIMQIAAVMAGFSLGEADLLRRAVGKKKKDVLAQERAHFVEGCLKKGYDNQVANAVYDLIVRFADYGFNRSHAVAYSMISYELAYLKANYPKIFMAILLSSVMGNEQKLSQYITETKRKGIKVLPPSINKSGIGFQVEKDGVRFSLLTVKGVGVQAIKALMEERKKKPFADLFDFCNRAASKLNRKTMEMLIYSGCMDEFKEDRATLLATLDVALQHAELVMPSDDNQIDFFMETEFDIKPKYVKVEPLQLTEQLQLEKEALGFYLSKHPTEPYSSYFQLAGALLILDLPSSNQKKVRIGSFISNERVIRTRKGDLMAFLTLSDQSGDMEAVAFPELYKRFSHLLKTGETLLVEGNLEEREGKTQLILKGITEIDMLMEEHAHLIGDLFLQIDEEKHEKEVFLHLQKVLKQHQGPSPVYVHYIRAKKTIKLQPSFFVAPTEECLLKLRTLLGEGNVVFKKSLQ, encoded by the coding sequence ATGAGTTTTGTTCATTTACATATAAAAAGCAGTTACAGCCTACTGAATAGTTCTGTCCGTTTTTCTAAGCTGATGGAGCGGGCAAAGGAGTTGGGGTTAACCTCTCTTGCCCTGACAGATGAAGATGTTATGTACGGTGCGGTGGACTTTTACAAAGCATGCAAGGCTGCGAACATAAAGCCTATTATCGGGCTGACTCTTTCTGTCCTCGCGAAGGAGGAGGATGAGGAGTCTGCGTACCCTGTCCTTCTTTTGGCAATAAATAAACAGGGGTTTACCAACCTGATGAAGCTGTCCAGTATTGTTCAGACGAAAGCCCTTCAAGGGGTCCCGAAAAGGTGGCTGAAGCATTACGCAAGTGGGCTGATTGCGATCTTGTCGGGTGCAGATTCGGAATTGGCGCATATGGAGGAACAGACGGCAGTTGTGTATAAAGAAATGTTCGGGAAAGACCATGTTTACCTCGGCGTCGACCGAAATTCCGATGCGGCTCGTGTGCAGTCGGAAAACACCCGTAATAGACATATAGACTTGCCGATCGTCGCTTTGAGCAAGGTGCACTATCTCCAAAAGGAAGATGTGTTTGTTTATGAATGCCTTCGTAGCATCAAGCAGGGAACGAAACTAGAATCAATTCCAAAAGAGTCGCCGGATTACTTGCGTACAGCAGGAGAAATGGTCCAGATGTTTGAAGATATCCCGGATGCTTTGGAAAACACCATCAAGATATCCAATCAGTGTCATGTGGAAATCGAGTTCAATCAATCGGCACTTCCAAGCTATCCAGTGCCAGAGGGTGAGAAAGCGGATTCTTATCTCGAAAATTTGTGTTGGGAAGGGCTTAAGGCTCGAATTGGCGAAGTCCCGCCACGGTATGGAGAACGCCTGAACTATGAACTTGAAGTAATCAAAGGGATGAAGTTCAGTGACTACTTCTTGATTGTATGGGATTTCATGTACTTTGCAAGGAATGCAGGCATCCTGACAGGTCCCGGACGGGGGTCTGCGGCAGGGTCTCTTGTTGCATACAGCTTGTTCATTACAGATGTGGATCCGATTCGTCATGACCTGCTTTTTGAACGTTTCTTAAATCCAGAACGGATTACGATGCCTGATATTGACATTGATTTTCAGGATAATAAGCGGGATGAAGTGATTCGGTATGTTGCGGAAAAGTACGGGCAGCTCCATGTGGCGCAAATTATCACATTTGGAACCCTGGCAGCCAAGGCAGCATGGCGGGATGTAGCGAAAGTGTTGAATCTTTCGGGAAAAGAATTAGAGATGATATCAAAGATGATACCTTCAAGACCGGGTATAACGCTTGAGGCAGCATATAAGGAAAATGACAGGCTGCAAAAAGCGATTAATGAGACAAAAGAAAGACAACGCGCCTTTCAAACAGCTCAAAAGATAGAAGGGTTGCCGCGTCATTCCTCTACCCATGCAGCGGGAGTAGTCATCACGGAAAGTCCGCTCACGGAAATGATTCCTATACAAGAGGGACAAGGGGATATCTATCTTACGCAATTTACGATGGAAACATTGGAGGAACTTGGGCTTCTGAAAATGGATTTCCTCGGATTGAGGAACCTGACCATGATTCAAAGCATCCGCTATCAGGTGAAAAAAGAGACCAAAACAGAAGTGGATGTCATCCCAATGGATGACCAGGCAACCTTCCGACTTTTAAGTGACGGGGACACATCGGGGATCTTCCAGCTAGAATCGCCTGGCATGAAGAAAGTGCTGACAAAGCTCAAGCCAACAAACTTAGAAGATATCGTCGCGGTGAACGCCTTGTATCGTCCAGGTCCGATGGAACAAATTCCTTTATTCATTGACCGGAAACACGGAAGAAAACAGGTTGATTACCCGCACCCCGACTTGATTCCCATCCTTGAGAAAACTTTTGGGGTCATCGTCTATCAGGAGCAGATCATGCAAATTGCTGCTGTGATGGCAGGCTTTTCATTAGGAGAGGCCGACCTTTTGAGAAGAGCGGTTGGAAAGAAGAAGAAGGATGTGTTGGCACAAGAACGTGCCCATTTTGTGGAGGGCTGTTTGAAAAAGGGCTATGACAACCAAGTTGCCAATGCAGTCTACGATCTGATTGTTCGTTTTGCCGACTACGGTTTTAACAGGAGTCATGCGGTTGCCTACAGTATGATTTCTTATGAATTGGCCTACCTGAAGGCGAATTACCCGAAGATATTCATGGCAATCCTGTTATCGAGCGTGATGGGGAATGAGCAGAAACTTTCCCAATATATTACGGAAACAAAGAGAAAAGGGATCAAGGTCCTGCCCCCATCCATCAATAAGAGCGGAATTGGCTTCCAAGTGGAAAAGGATGGGGTGCGCTTTAGTCTGTTGACCGTAAAAGGAGTCGGTGTACAAGCTATAAAAGCACTGATGGAAGAGCGGAAAAAGAAGCCTTTTGCCGATCTGTTCGATTTCTGTAACAGAGCCGCATCCAAGCTCAATCGCAAAACGATGGAAATGCTTATCTATTCAGGTTGCATGGATGAGTTCAAGGAAGACAGGGCGACGCTTCTGGCAACCTTGGATGTTGCTCTGCAGCATGCCGAACTTGTCATGCCATCCGATGATAATCAAATAGATTTTTTCATGGAAACGGAGTTTGATATTAAGCCTAAATATGTGAAAGTGGAGCCATTGCAGCTGACAGAACAGCTGCAGTTAGAAAAAGAGGCGCTAGGATTCTATCTTTCCAAACATCCGACAGAACCATACTCCTCCTATTTCCAGCTGGCGGGTGCTTTGCTAATATTGGACCTTCCTTCAAGCAATCAGAAGAAAGTACGAATCGGGAGCTTCATCTCCAATGAACGGGTCATACGTACGAGAAAAGGGGATCTAATGGCCTTTCTCACACTTTCCGATCAATCGGGTGATATGGAGGCCGTCGCTTTTCCAGAACTTTATAAGCGGTTTTCTCACCTGTTGAAAACGGGAGAGACATTATTGGTAGAGGGCAATCTGGAAGAGAGGGAAGGAAAAACGCAACTTATTCTAAAAGGCATAACGGAAATAGATATGCTAATGGAGGAACACGCACATCTTATCGGAGATCTATTTTTACAAATAGATGAAGAAAAGCATGAAAAGGAAGTATTTTTGCACCTTCAAAAAGTATTAAAGCAACATCAAGGGCCATCTCCTGTATATGTTCATTACATCCGCGCGAAGAAAACGATAAAGCTGCAGCCGTCGTTCTTTGTGGCCCCAACGGAAGAGTGTTTACTCAAGCTTAGGACCTTACTAGGGGAAGGGAATGTCGTATTCAAAAAATCTTTACAATGA
- the ytrI gene encoding sporulation membrane protein YtrI, whose amino-acid sequence MRVPPYNRDPGWQRFFTGVVIGAIVGWLIFMLMYGITLEKNLSDLKKYKDEVKSYKDRIHILTEDNDKLKEEKDQLKIEDFKISIINHEKYMLNSFSRSSIVARITDDLNHLISKDIASIKDNKELLIKVIENKSYSLDDKKYYFEVDFLYVDTTIEIDLLIVKME is encoded by the coding sequence ATGAGGGTGCCTCCGTATAACCGGGATCCAGGATGGCAACGATTCTTTACCGGAGTAGTGATTGGGGCGATTGTTGGATGGCTGATATTCATGCTGATGTACGGAATCACATTAGAGAAGAATCTCAGCGATTTGAAGAAATATAAAGATGAAGTCAAAAGTTACAAAGACAGAATTCATATTCTTACAGAGGACAATGACAAGCTGAAGGAAGAAAAAGATCAGCTGAAAATTGAAGACTTCAAGATATCCATCATCAATCATGAAAAATATATGCTCAACTCTTTCAGCCGTTCCTCCATCGTCGCAAGGATCACAGATGACCTGAACCATTTGATCTCAAAAGATATCGCAAGCATAAAAGACAACAAAGAGTTGCTGATCAAGGTGATTGAAAACAAGAGTTACTCGTTGGATGATAAAAAATACTACTTTGAGGTTGATTTCCTCTACGTCGACACAACGATAGAAATTGATTTACTGATTGTAAAAATGGAATAA
- the accD gene encoding acetyl-CoA carboxylase, carboxyltransferase subunit beta has translation MLKDLFTKKKKYASIPSEQAHQDVPEGIMTKCPSCKKIMYTKELMKNLKVCLHCGHHHPMNAKERIQSLLDKGSFKAYDVEMVSENPLNFPNYLEKLEGDQKKTGINEAVVTGEGTINSYPLVIAVMDSTFRMGSMGSVVGEKITRAIEKAKEKRVPFLIFTASGGARMQEGVLSLMQMAKTSSALKLHSESGGLIISVMTHPTTGGVSASFASLGDYNFAEPKALIGFAGRRIIEQTIREDLPEDFQTAEFLLKCGQLDAVIPRLDLKETLTNVLDIHQGEGETRW, from the coding sequence TTGTTAAAGGATTTGTTTACAAAAAAGAAAAAATACGCATCCATTCCCTCCGAACAAGCACACCAAGATGTGCCGGAAGGAATCATGACCAAATGTCCAAGTTGTAAGAAAATCATGTACACAAAAGAATTGATGAAAAATTTGAAGGTGTGTCTGCACTGTGGCCACCATCATCCGATGAATGCAAAAGAGAGAATTCAAAGCTTATTAGATAAAGGGAGCTTTAAGGCATATGATGTGGAAATGGTATCTGAAAACCCACTGAATTTTCCTAACTATCTAGAAAAGCTTGAAGGAGATCAAAAGAAAACAGGCATCAATGAGGCAGTTGTAACAGGAGAGGGGACCATTAACAGCTATCCGCTTGTAATTGCAGTCATGGACTCTACTTTCCGTATGGGAAGCATGGGATCGGTAGTCGGGGAGAAGATTACTCGTGCTATTGAAAAAGCAAAAGAGAAGCGGGTCCCATTCCTTATTTTCACCGCTTCTGGTGGTGCGAGGATGCAAGAAGGGGTATTAAGTTTAATGCAGATGGCTAAAACTAGTAGTGCCTTGAAGTTGCATAGCGAAAGTGGCGGATTGATCATATCTGTGATGACACACCCTACTACCGGTGGGGTTTCTGCAAGTTTTGCCTCACTTGGAGACTATAACTTTGCAGAACCTAAGGCATTGATTGGCTTTGCTGGGCGACGCATCATTGAACAGACCATCCGCGAGGATCTTCCGGAAGACTTCCAAACAGCAGAATTTTTATTGAAGTGTGGTCAATTGGATGCGGTCATTCCTCGTCTTGATTTAAAAGAAACCTTAACAAATGTACTAGATATTCACCAAGGAGAGGGGGAGACGAGATGGTAG
- a CDS encoding YtrH family sporulation protein, which produces MDVKDPFIATLIFSFFIAVGVILGGAIIGGIAAFLVGDPPLTRMWRLANSLKIWAIVAAIGGTFDTFYNLEKGLFNGETKFLVKQLLLIISATGGAQTGALIISWLTQETL; this is translated from the coding sequence ATGGACGTTAAAGATCCATTTATCGCAACCCTGATATTCAGTTTTTTTATCGCAGTCGGGGTTATACTCGGAGGAGCCATCATCGGAGGCATTGCCGCCTTCCTAGTCGGAGACCCTCCTCTTACAAGGATGTGGCGTTTGGCTAACAGCCTGAAAATATGGGCCATTGTGGCAGCCATCGGTGGCACCTTTGACACCTTTTATAATCTGGAAAAGGGATTGTTCAATGGAGAAACAAAATTTCTTGTCAAACAATTGCTTCTAATCATTTCCGCTACCGGCGGAGCTCAAACAGGGGCACTAATCATTAGCTGGCTGACACAGGAGACATTGTAA